The nucleotide window TATAAAGGCGATATTAAAGCGGATAAATTCGAATCCATTCACCAGCCGGCGCCGTCTTTAGAAGATCAGGAAACAAAACTTGAAATATTTGAAACCGGCATAAAAGTAATCGATTTGTTATGTCCTTATAGAAAAGGCGGTAAAGTCGGTTTGTTCGGCGGGGCAGGCGTAGGAAAAACTGTTATTATTATGGAACTGATTCACAATGTGGCAAAGCATCACGGCGGCGTTTCTGTGTTTGGCGGAGTTGGTGAAAGAACCAGAGAAGGCAACGATCTTTACCGCGAAATGACCCAATCTAAAGTTATTGATAAAACAGTAATGGTATTCGGGCAAATGAATGAGCCTCCGGGTTCAAGACTGCGTGTAGCGCTTACGGCTCTTACCCAGGCGGAATATTTCCGTGATATTGCGCGGCAGGATGTCCTGCTGTTTATTGACAATATTTTCCGTTATATTCTTGCCGGCGCTGAGGTTTCCGCGCTTCTTGGTAGAATGCCTTCCGCTGTCGGGTATCAGCCGACCCTGGGCGCAGAAATGGGAGAGCTTCAGGAACGTATTACTTCAACTAAAAATGGTTCGATTACCAGCGTGCAGGCCATATATGTTCCGGCGGATGATTTAACAGACCCCGGCGTGGCGACAGCTTTCGGGCATCTGGATGCTTCTACAGTTCTTTCAAGGCAGATTTCGCAGCTTGGTATTTATCCGGCAGTGGACCCTCTTGATTCTTCAAGCAAAATTCTGGATCCTCAGATTGTCGGCGAAGAACATTACGAAGTTGCTCGCGGCGTGCAGAATGTTTTACAAAGATATAAGGATTTGCAGGATGTTATCGCCATTTTAGGCATTGATGAATTATCCGAGGATGATAAACTCATTGTAAGCCGCGCAAGAAAAATACAGAAATTTTTCTCCCAGCCGATGTTTGTCGCTGAAGACTTTACCGGTTTACCAGGAAAATATGTCACTTTAAAAGAAACCATAAGAAGTTTTAAGGAATTGCTGGAAGGAAAACATGACAGCCTACCGGAACAGGCGTTTTTAATGGCGGGCGGTATAGACGAAGTTATAGAAAAGGCTAAAAGCTTAAAATGAAAACAATACCTGTAGAAATAATCACACCAGAGAAACTTGTTTTAAAAGATGAAATGGAATCTATAGTAATTCCTTCTTACGAAGGTGAACTTGGGATCCTTCCCGGGCATACACACCTGCTGGCGCAGATCCAGCCGGGGGAAATAAGCCTTACTAAAAATAAGGAAACAAAATATTTTGTCGTTTCCGGCGGTTTTGCGGAAGTTCACCCAGATAAGGTAGAGATTTTTGCCGAGACAGCCGAACTGGGCGAGGAATTGGATTTTGAAAGAGCCAAGCAGGCCCTTGAAAAAGCAAAATTCCAGTTAAAAGAAGGCAAAGATATTTTGCCCGCCGGTTTGGCTATGCGCAGGGCTCTTGCACGGCTGAAGGTTGTTGAACGGGTCCAGGTCCAGCGGAAAAAACGTAAAATCTAAAACTATCCTGCCACTTCAAGAAACACATCTACAATCTCTGCGTCAAACTACCTGTTTTTTTCCTTAACAAGAATTTCTTTTGCGGTTTTTAATTACGGTCAGCAGATCTTCGCCTGACATTATCGGCATTGAGAGGTCTGTGACTACTACGTCAAAATTGCACTTTCTCAGCAAAGAGACCGCGTCAGCCCCGTTGTTAATGGATTCGTAGTTCATTTTAAAATCTCTTGTAAATAGGAAATTGCCGCCAGGCTTGCCAGATAGCTTGTTTTAGGGTTGCCGGGTGAAGGCAGATTTTCAGTTCTTGTAAAAATCCTGCCTGAAGCGCTCAGTACTTCGATTTCATGCGTGTTTCTTTTTACTTTTGGGTCAGCAATAATCCTCACTTTAGTTTTTTCTGCGCCTATCCCTGCCAAGGATAATGCCGCCGCGACGTTGATATTAGCCGGATATTTTTTTATTGCTTCTTTAGCTGTACCGTTAAAAATAATTTTTTCAGTTTTAAGTTTTAAGCCCAGTGCTTCAGGCGGTTTTCTTGTGACTAGGACAGCGCTTGTTATTTTGCTCAGTTTTGCGCCTCTGATTGCATCCAGCCCGGCTATCGCACCGGATGGGAAATAAACTTTGCAATTATGTTTTTGCGCTGATTTAAGAATGTTAGGGAATGCAATTAAGGCGCCTACGCTTAAAATAAAAATATCTTTTTTTTGAACAAAAGCTAACTTTGAAATTTGGTCAACTGCATTTTGGCTGGCGCATTCAATAATAAAATCAGAAACGTTTACAGCTTCCTGGATATTCTTTGCAATAATCGGGGAATTGTTTTTTAAAATACTTTTAAGTTCATCAGATTTTTTTGGGATAAAATCATAAAGGGCTGTCAGCGTGCCGTTTATTGTTTTCTTTTCAAAAGCAAGAGCGATTTCTTTCCCGATG belongs to Elusimicrobiota bacterium and includes:
- the nadX gene encoding aspartate dehydrogenase, with the translated sequence MKISLIGCGTIGKEIALAFEKKTINGTLTALYDFIPKKSDELKSILKNNSPIIAKNIQEAVNVSDFIIECASQNAVDQISKLAFVQKKDIFILSVGALIAFPNILKSAQKHNCKVYFPSGAIAGLDAIRGAKLSKITSAVLVTRKPPEALGLKLKTEKIIFNGTAKEAIKKYPANINVAAALSLAGIGAEKTKVRIIADPKVKRNTHEIEVLSASGRIFTRTENLPSPGNPKTSYLASLAAISYLQEILK
- the atpC gene encoding ATP synthase F1 subunit epsilon, producing MKTIPVEIITPEKLVLKDEMESIVIPSYEGELGILPGHTHLLAQIQPGEISLTKNKETKYFVVSGGFAEVHPDKVEIFAETAELGEELDFERAKQALEKAKFQLKEGKDILPAGLAMRRALARLKVVERVQVQRKKRKI
- the atpD gene encoding F0F1 ATP synthase subunit beta, translating into MSIGKVVQVFGQVVDVEFSASNLPAIYNALTIGTLTLEVVQHIGDSTVRAIVLGAPESLSRGLSVEDTGKPISVPVGKACLGRLMNVLGEPIDYKGDIKADKFESIHQPAPSLEDQETKLEIFETGIKVIDLLCPYRKGGKVGLFGGAGVGKTVIIMELIHNVAKHHGGVSVFGGVGERTREGNDLYREMTQSKVIDKTVMVFGQMNEPPGSRLRVALTALTQAEYFRDIARQDVLLFIDNIFRYILAGAEVSALLGRMPSAVGYQPTLGAEMGELQERITSTKNGSITSVQAIYVPADDLTDPGVATAFGHLDASTVLSRQISQLGIYPAVDPLDSSSKILDPQIVGEEHYEVARGVQNVLQRYKDLQDVIAILGIDELSEDDKLIVSRARKIQKFFSQPMFVAEDFTGLPGKYVTLKETIRSFKELLEGKHDSLPEQAFLMAGGIDEVIEKAKSLK
- a CDS encoding response regulator — protein: MNYESINNGADAVSLLRKCNFDVVVTDLSMPIMSGEDLLTVIKNRKRNSC